A genomic segment from candidate division WOR-3 bacterium encodes:
- a CDS encoding methyltransferase domain-containing protein: protein MAKKYTVLETWIVNVAKPEESDSATQTYARLPKQDGGRLPVIDVEQNFYNEEHFYDEARIRDFAAHLDGCEKVLDIGPGDGWPLLRIAPFFKAVFGVDPVQRRLDVCQANAEKLGLTNVTLRKLSATALAEFRDNSFDGVVAASSIEQTPDPYAALREVFRVLRPGGKLRIIFESYDRRDRGVTESVFLTETEESLGYHYVLRHNPPPWERNYLVKFNLEPDTREAFKKLADLIERLGPNPSLNPEVGIQFLERNQAAVIGATWYELEHFTSATMKETLEEIGFGHVRITFSAATLARQMWPRVKDSGLTNVQVKDVLSGLADLAVKLEAPAGLGEPVAAIKPS from the coding sequence ATGGCAAAGAAGTACACTGTCCTTGAGACCTGGATAGTCAATGTGGCGAAGCCCGAGGAGTCAGACAGCGCGACTCAGACCTATGCCCGTCTGCCGAAGCAGGACGGCGGCAGGCTGCCGGTTATTGATGTCGAGCAGAACTTCTACAATGAGGAACATTTCTACGACGAAGCACGAATACGGGACTTCGCCGCCCACCTCGATGGCTGCGAGAAAGTGCTTGACATCGGCCCGGGCGACGGCTGGCCGTTACTACGGATTGCGCCTTTTTTCAAGGCGGTGTTTGGTGTTGACCCGGTGCAACGTAGGCTTGACGTATGCCAGGCGAATGCCGAGAAGCTGGGGCTTACTAATGTGACACTCAGGAAGCTGTCGGCCACCGCACTTGCGGAGTTTCGCGACAACAGCTTTGATGGTGTGGTAGCCGCAAGTTCAATTGAGCAGACTCCTGATCCATATGCTGCACTGCGTGAAGTATTCAGGGTACTGAGGCCAGGTGGCAAGCTTAGAATCATATTTGAGTCTTATGACCGCCGGGATCGAGGCGTCACCGAGTCGGTATTTCTGACCGAAACCGAGGAATCGCTCGGTTATCATTATGTGCTGCGGCACAATCCCCCACCGTGGGAACGAAACTACCTTGTGAAGTTCAATCTTGAACCGGACACGAGAGAGGCATTCAAGAAGCTTGCCGACCTGATTGAGCGCCTCGGCCCCAACCCTTCGCTCAATCCCGAAGTCGGCATTCAGTTTCTGGAGCGCAATCAGGCCGCAGTGATTGGTGCGACTTGGTATGAACTCGAGCATTTCACCAGTGCGACAATGAAGGAGACCCTGGAAGAAATTGGATTTGGCCATGTCCGGATAACCTTCTCGGCCGCGACTCTGGCTCGGCAGATGTGGCCCAGGGTCAAGGACAGTGGACTGACCAACGTACAGGTCAAAGACGTGCTCAGCGGTCTGGCCGACCTTGCAGTGAAGCTCGAGGCACCGGCCGGTTTAGGTGAACCGGTGGCGGCAATCAAGCCGAGCTAG
- a CDS encoding transposase, protein MQFKPGESPRKETPLCQSIRKGRTTQEQEQERKEQRAMRRLRHKLRQESANLLDKKALQGIQEKLQDALDEERETFLERARYERVSEEQFRGYRNGHGDPRQVHLGSGSIRVRLPRVADNAEPFESGLLSRYQRSSPAVLATLPQL, encoded by the coding sequence ATGCAGTTCAAACCGGGCGAAAGCCCAAGAAAGGAGACACCGCTATGTCAGAGTATCAGAAAAGGCAGGACGACGCAAGAACAAGAACAGGAACGCAAGGAGCAACGGGCGATGCGCCGGCTGAGACACAAGCTGCGCCAAGAGTCGGCCAACCTGTTGGATAAGAAGGCACTACAAGGCATCCAGGAGAAACTACAGGATGCGCTGGATGAAGAACGGGAGACGTTTCTTGAGCGCGCCAGGTACGAGCGGGTAAGTGAAGAGCAGTTCCGAGGCTATCGCAACGGCCATGGTGACCCGCGGCAGGTCCATCTTGGCAGCGGCAGTATCCGGGTGCGATTGCCCAGGGTGGCGGATAACGCCGAGCCCTTTGAGTCGGGTCTGTTGTCGCGCTATCAAAGAAGCAGCCCTGCGGTTCTGGCTACCCTGCCTCAACTCTAA
- a CDS encoding DUF4416 family protein has translation MKRPTRPESASPCAILVIGLLAREETTLAQAEGLLTGAFGPVAERSQIIPFDFTDYYEPELGKNLLRSWLGFSRLVPADQLAEIKVSTIRLEQQLSVPASSQLADQYSIHHVRTVNLDPGILTLHNFVLASTKDFAHRIYLGSGISAEVTLIFHQGRYEPLPWTYPDYKTDTCQRLLLALRTRLKPGAAEREARE, from the coding sequence GTGAAGAGACCAACTCGCCCTGAATCGGCAAGTCCCTGTGCCATCCTTGTCATCGGTCTACTTGCCCGGGAAGAGACCACGCTCGCCCAGGCCGAAGGACTGCTTACTGGAGCGTTCGGCCCGGTTGCCGAGCGAAGCCAGATAATCCCGTTTGACTTCACCGACTACTACGAACCGGAACTGGGCAAGAACCTTCTCCGCTCGTGGCTCGGCTTTTCCCGACTAGTTCCGGCCGACCAATTAGCTGAGATCAAGGTGTCAACTATCCGTCTTGAACAACAGCTTTCGGTGCCGGCAAGTTCGCAACTCGCAGACCAATATTCAATACACCATGTCCGCACCGTCAATCTCGACCCCGGAATTCTGACACTGCACAACTTTGTACTCGCTTCAACCAAGGACTTTGCTCACCGCATCTACCTTGGTTCCGGCATCTCGGCTGAAGTCACGCTCATCTTCCACCAAGGTCGGTACGAGCCATTGCCTTGGACCTATCCGGACTACAAGACCGACACGTGTCAACGGCTGCTCCTTGCTCTGCGCACGCGCTTGAAACCCGGTGCCGCTGAGCGCGAAGCAAGAGAATAG
- a CDS encoding aminotransferase class I/II-fold pyridoxal phosphate-dependent enzyme, with protein sequence MREPAATRLSLIPPYFFQELDDLKARTRGDIIDLCEGNPDQPPPPPVRRALVRALELPANHRYPSYAGKPSARHSVAEWYRRRFGVRLNPESEVVMLLGSKEGVAHLIWGVCGPGDTVAVADPVFPMYMNQVRLCGARLVAVPLLEQNSFLPDLGHIDRIGPRIKLLCINFPNNPTAATADSGFYRELVRLAHRHGFFVSNDNVYSELYFSRARPPSILAAPGAKQCCIEFHSLSKTFSVAGWRIGMAVGNPKLVSALLKVKQNTDSGPFGAIQDAAAYALDRAEALSRNTRLLYRRRRDLFCSELARHGWSVPVPEATFYVWTRVPEIEGVTAYDDGRFALDLLRECKVVAAPGSGFGRYGRGYIRFALVQPAPRLCEAARRIGRWLEASRG encoded by the coding sequence GTGCGAGAACCTGCCGCCACGCGGCTCAGTCTGATACCGCCCTATTTTTTTCAGGAGCTTGACGACCTCAAGGCCCGAACTCGGGGTGATATCATTGACCTTTGTGAGGGAAACCCGGACCAGCCGCCACCGCCACCGGTACGCCGCGCACTGGTGCGAGCCCTTGAACTTCCCGCAAACCACCGCTACCCGAGCTATGCCGGCAAACCATCGGCTCGCCATTCTGTCGCTGAATGGTATCGTCGCCGGTTCGGGGTCAGGCTCAACCCGGAGTCAGAAGTGGTGATGCTTCTTGGCTCAAAAGAGGGTGTTGCGCATCTTATCTGGGGGGTATGTGGTCCGGGTGACACCGTGGCGGTCGCCGACCCGGTATTTCCGATGTATATGAACCAGGTGCGGCTATGCGGCGCAAGGCTCGTTGCCGTGCCACTGCTTGAGCAGAATAGTTTTCTACCCGACTTGGGCCATATTGACCGTATCGGCCCACGCATCAAGCTGTTGTGTATCAACTTTCCGAATAACCCGACTGCCGCAACCGCTGATTCCGGCTTCTACCGCGAACTTGTTCGTCTCGCCCACCGGCACGGTTTCTTCGTCTCAAATGACAACGTGTACTCCGAGCTGTATTTCAGCCGTGCCCGTCCGCCGAGCATTCTTGCCGCACCGGGTGCAAAGCAGTGTTGCATTGAATTTCATTCTCTTTCTAAGACTTTCTCGGTGGCCGGCTGGCGAATCGGGATGGCGGTTGGTAACCCGAAGCTTGTGAGTGCGCTCCTCAAGGTCAAGCAGAACACCGACTCAGGCCCGTTCGGCGCAATTCAGGATGCGGCCGCCTATGCACTTGACCGTGCTGAAGCATTGAGCAGAAACACCCGGCTGCTCTATCGTCGTCGCCGGGACCTTTTCTGCTCCGAACTGGCAAGGCATGGTTGGAGTGTTCCTGTGCCCGAGGCGACATTCTACGTCTGGACAAGAGTGCCAGAGATAGAAGGGGTCACTGCTTATGATGACGGCCGCTTTGCGCTCGACCTGCTCAGGGAATGCAAGGTCGTAGCCGCGCCCGGGTCCGGGTTTGGCCGTTACGGCCGTGGCTATATCCGGTTTGCACTCGTCCAGCCTGCCCCACGCCTGTGCGAAGCGGCCCGACGAATCGGTCGCTGGTTGGAAGCATCCAGAGGGTGA
- the scpB gene encoding SMC-Scp complex subunit ScpB, which translates to MRPHLPAPGPESEPTATSSGVGADWVTPADDVAQEPESAIPAESAAAETQFAEPAVDGAGELPLSPVPLSTRALQTVEALLFAADTPLTMARLCELAGIEAPVAQMAIADLNRQYEETGRTFRIHKVALGYQLYTLPEFAETVKKLYRRQYVQRLSGPALEVLAIVAYRQPVTRPEIEQLRGVDCSGPLVTLLERRLITTAGRAHRPGSPFLYRTTREFLRYFGLESLDALPPLEELGAFLAGQMVEPERTAAESLAMDYDAKVLTGTSEPVQECRPVHEPDTPTPTTEASTDQDKREETNSP; encoded by the coding sequence TTGAGACCGCATCTACCGGCACCCGGGCCGGAATCCGAACCGACAGCGACATCTTCTGGCGTTGGCGCCGATTGGGTGACACCTGCGGACGATGTTGCCCAAGAACCTGAATCTGCGATTCCGGCGGAATCTGCCGCGGCGGAAACGCAATTCGCAGAACCCGCGGTTGATGGTGCTGGTGAACTTCCGCTGTCACCCGTGCCGTTGAGCACGCGCGCGCTCCAGACAGTCGAGGCCTTGCTCTTTGCCGCAGACACGCCGCTGACGATGGCGCGCCTGTGTGAGCTCGCTGGAATCGAAGCACCGGTCGCACAGATGGCAATCGCCGACCTTAATCGGCAGTATGAGGAAACCGGCCGCACTTTCCGGATTCACAAGGTTGCGCTTGGTTACCAGCTATACACACTGCCGGAATTTGCCGAAACGGTCAAGAAACTCTACCGACGTCAGTACGTGCAGCGGCTTTCCGGACCGGCACTCGAGGTACTTGCGATTGTCGCCTACAGACAGCCAGTCACGCGGCCGGAAATCGAACAGCTCCGCGGGGTTGACTGCTCCGGCCCACTGGTCACCCTGCTTGAACGCCGGCTCATTACTACTGCCGGCCGCGCGCATCGACCCGGGTCACCTTTTCTCTACCGCACGACCAGGGAATTCTTGCGCTATTTTGGTCTTGAGTCACTCGACGCCTTGCCGCCGCTCGAAGAGCTCGGGGCTTTCCTTGCCGGACAGATGGTCGAGCCTGAGCGTACTGCGGCCGAATCGCTGGCAATGGACTACGATGCCAAGGTCTTGACCGGGACTTCTGAACCGGTCCAAGAGTGCCGGCCGGTTCATGAACCCGATACTCCGACACCGACGACCGAAGCATCGACAGACCAGGACAAGCGTGAAGAGACCAACTCGCCCTGA
- a CDS encoding PDZ domain-containing protein — protein sequence MPILASGLVLVGVSCRTQTGSKPGETYRRIARPEIWQVLPHGQAEVIGLRPGDILLVYDSTPVQTNEDVRQVQAAARTEKVTIVVLRGDEELTFTVKPGPLGVMPVSARYPSSLAVALWELMRSTGRFADYDWLAALSGEAFTFTARPDECRAWWPGGKSGVYLEALGQAAGLSFSRIPDPAQLRATVAQGRPVLVRGGWPEHRSGFWGVVTRLDPRDSVLYGYSLDSATELALTGPVKEAYTVISTGQWAEPVEVLRTALTHALELAQVYADTGWRSGIEAYDLVIASLDTVPFCPRCGIDESQACFDRLVWATLANRESADRFLEGMKLALPDQVALIDEALAVNRAIISKLNGMLRSGSELGRLEEQRKLGHVFSRIELDEVQLISIYEDILSSLPQ from the coding sequence TTGCCGATCTTGGCATCTGGACTAGTGCTGGTGGGAGTAAGCTGCCGAACACAGACTGGTAGCAAGCCGGGCGAGACATATCGCCGGATTGCGCGTCCGGAGATATGGCAGGTACTGCCCCATGGCCAGGCTGAGGTTATCGGACTTCGGCCCGGTGACATCTTGCTCGTCTATGACAGTACTCCGGTGCAAACCAATGAAGATGTACGTCAGGTGCAGGCCGCTGCCCGGACTGAGAAGGTGACGATTGTTGTGCTCCGGGGCGATGAGGAACTTACATTTACAGTCAAGCCTGGCCCACTTGGCGTCATGCCGGTCTCTGCCAGGTACCCGTCGAGCCTGGCAGTTGCGCTTTGGGAGCTAATGCGGAGCACGGGCCGATTCGCGGATTACGACTGGCTGGCCGCACTTTCAGGCGAGGCGTTCACCTTCACGGCGCGACCGGACGAGTGCCGGGCTTGGTGGCCGGGCGGAAAGTCCGGTGTGTATTTGGAGGCACTCGGTCAAGCAGCCGGGTTGTCTTTTTCCCGGATTCCGGACCCGGCTCAGCTCCGCGCCACGGTCGCCCAAGGCCGACCGGTACTGGTCCGGGGCGGCTGGCCTGAGCATCGTTCCGGGTTCTGGGGAGTTGTTACGCGTCTTGACCCGCGGGACTCGGTGCTGTATGGATACAGCCTGGATTCAGCAACGGAGCTGGCCTTGACCGGACCTGTCAAAGAGGCCTACACGGTGATATCCACCGGGCAATGGGCCGAGCCAGTCGAGGTGCTTCGCACCGCATTGACCCATGCGCTGGAACTCGCCCAAGTGTATGCCGATACCGGCTGGCGGTCGGGCATCGAGGCATACGACTTGGTGATTGCGAGCCTCGATACAGTGCCGTTTTGCCCGCGGTGCGGCATAGATGAGAGCCAGGCGTGTTTTGACCGGCTGGTTTGGGCTACGCTTGCCAACCGGGAGAGTGCGGACCGGTTTCTTGAGGGCATGAAGCTGGCGTTGCCCGACCAAGTCGCGCTGATTGATGAAGCCTTGGCCGTTAACCGGGCAATTATCAGCAAACTCAACGGTATGTTGCGCAGCGGCTCAGAACTCGGTCGGCTCGAAGAGCAGCGCAAGCTGGGCCACGTTTTCAGTCGAATTGAACTGGACGAAGTTCAACTCATCAGCATCTACGAAGACATTCTGAGTTCGCTGCCGCAGTAA
- a CDS encoding tetratricopeptide repeat protein has translation MPNSGSGASDDKQLPIGRGSAASRFEQGRVAFYAGDEATALKLFSAALKVEPDNLHCLYLTALCAHILTREQLLENACSRALELAPRHPYTVACEAVRYLYLANFERAETLFEQALRVLPDELDLLLGLGTLYEYSGDRDKGIEVYNQALRIAPENIRAHIALGGLHALGGEFDAAFAEYQQAKELSPDFESPHQRLGRDYYFEGMMEQAASEFAQAVDEDPDEPAAYFFLLDCLRRLDRTNESLDVYDEIKRRFGANPEATAGLFEQFNMRAEAVAALEQLSKNRPDSPDVLLRLAGAYRDAGQLERAVEVAQQLCRLASDNPNAMLMLGDLYFRLEQYQSAASFCRRAIKLDRNAQPAYVLLADALLFLGLQKESYEVIREMERVRREAWERYQAKFSGQDRADAGL, from the coding sequence ATGCCAAATTCAGGTTCGGGTGCGAGCGACGACAAACAGTTGCCCATCGGCCGAGGCTCGGCCGCGTCCCGGTTCGAACAGGGCCGCGTCGCATTCTACGCCGGAGATGAGGCAACGGCGCTCAAATTGTTCAGTGCCGCGCTCAAGGTCGAGCCGGACAATTTGCACTGCCTGTACCTGACCGCACTCTGCGCTCACATTCTCACCCGGGAGCAGTTGCTTGAGAATGCTTGCTCGCGTGCACTTGAACTTGCCCCCCGACACCCATATACCGTCGCCTGTGAGGCTGTGCGTTACCTCTACCTCGCCAACTTTGAGCGGGCTGAGACATTGTTCGAGCAGGCGCTGCGAGTCCTGCCTGATGAACTGGACTTGCTTCTTGGTCTGGGCACACTCTACGAGTATTCCGGCGACCGGGACAAGGGAATTGAGGTGTACAATCAGGCGCTGCGTATCGCACCGGAGAATATTCGGGCCCATATTGCGCTCGGCGGGCTGCATGCCTTGGGCGGCGAATTTGATGCGGCATTTGCCGAGTATCAGCAGGCGAAGGAGCTGTCACCGGACTTTGAGAGCCCGCATCAGCGACTGGGCCGCGATTACTACTTCGAAGGAATGATGGAGCAGGCGGCATCGGAGTTTGCGCAGGCGGTGGATGAAGACCCGGACGAGCCGGCAGCATACTTCTTCCTGCTCGACTGCCTGCGCCGACTGGACCGTACTAACGAATCGCTTGATGTGTATGACGAGATCAAGCGCCGGTTTGGCGCCAACCCGGAGGCCACAGCCGGCTTGTTCGAGCAGTTCAACATGCGCGCCGAGGCTGTGGCCGCACTCGAACAACTGTCCAAGAACCGACCGGACTCGCCGGATGTACTCTTGCGTCTGGCCGGCGCATACCGAGATGCTGGTCAGCTCGAGCGGGCAGTCGAGGTTGCGCAGCAGTTGTGCCGACTTGCATCCGACAATCCGAACGCGATGCTGATGCTCGGCGACCTATATTTTCGGCTCGAGCAGTACCAGTCTGCAGCCTCTTTCTGCCGCCGGGCGATAAAGCTCGACCGCAACGCTCAGCCGGCGTACGTACTCCTGGCCGACGCACTCCTGTTTCTCGGCCTTCAGAAAGAGTCCTACGAAGTCATCCGGGAAATGGAACGGGTTCGCCGAGAGGCCTGGGAAAGGTATCAGGCCAAGTTCTCAGGCCAGGACCGAGCCGACGCCGGTCTGTAG
- a CDS encoding aspartate kinase, translated as MIRKLSSVCVLKFGGTSVADLDRLRRVADMIVARRRTGERLVVVVSAMGSTTDELNRLAHKLSARPARRELDMLLSAGERQTMALLSLAIMERGHAAISFTGSQVGIITDRFHSDARIQEIRADRLRMALRQGKVPIVAGFQGVSLDREITTLGRGGSDVTAVALAAVLGARQCELYKDVPGIFTENPNEFDRVRPVPRLSFEELSELAGSGSEVIHPRACALAGKYRVPLVIRSSFDRKRGTMVRESEHLEKAFVRAVTHEHKLVRISLLGVPKKRRCLHQVVTRLAEERVPLMLFNHGIPEAGRFDLTFVLPEQYLEKSGEVLGRVAREVRAKKIDLTSDLCSVSVIGPGVGSDPAIISGTLETLHHIGVHLSAFSTSETRLTCFLSRKDLRVSVVALLARFRLRGKA; from the coding sequence GTGATCCGCAAGTTGTCATCGGTCTGTGTTCTCAAGTTCGGTGGGACCTCAGTCGCCGACCTTGACCGGCTGCGCCGCGTTGCCGATATGATCGTGGCACGCCGCCGCACTGGTGAGCGGTTGGTCGTTGTGGTCTCGGCAATGGGCTCGACCACGGACGAACTGAACCGGCTCGCGCATAAACTCTCGGCCCGACCAGCCCGGCGTGAGCTTGACATGCTGCTTTCAGCCGGTGAACGTCAGACAATGGCGCTCTTGTCACTGGCAATAATGGAGCGCGGTCATGCCGCGATTTCGTTCACCGGCTCTCAGGTCGGCATTATTACCGACCGCTTTCACTCCGATGCCCGGATTCAGGAAATCAGAGCTGACCGGTTGCGGATGGCACTGCGCCAAGGCAAGGTACCGATTGTTGCCGGGTTTCAGGGCGTGAGCCTTGACCGGGAAATCACAACCCTGGGCCGGGGCGGTTCGGACGTCACGGCCGTAGCTCTGGCCGCGGTGCTCGGCGCGCGTCAATGCGAGTTGTACAAGGACGTACCGGGCATCTTCACCGAGAACCCGAATGAATTTGACCGTGTTCGGCCGGTACCGCGACTGAGCTTTGAAGAACTCTCCGAACTCGCCGGCTCCGGTTCTGAAGTCATCCACCCGCGCGCCTGTGCGCTTGCCGGCAAGTACCGCGTGCCGCTTGTCATCCGTTCCTCATTCGACAGAAAGCGAGGCACCATGGTCCGCGAAAGTGAACATCTGGAAAAAGCTTTTGTCCGTGCTGTCACCCACGAGCACAAGCTTGTGCGCATCAGCCTGCTTGGCGTGCCGAAAAAACGTCGCTGCCTGCACCAGGTCGTCACCCGGCTGGCTGAAGAGCGTGTGCCGCTTATGCTTTTCAACCACGGTATCCCTGAGGCTGGTCGTTTCGACCTCACGTTTGTTCTGCCAGAACAGTACCTTGAAAAGTCCGGCGAGGTGCTTGGCCGGGTTGCCCGTGAAGTCCGGGCCAAGAAGATAGACCTGACTTCAGACCTGTGCTCGGTGTCAGTCATCGGCCCGGGTGTGGGGTCAGACCCGGCGATAATCTCCGGAACCCTGGAGACACTGCACCACATTGGTGTGCACCTGAGTGCATTCTCCACCTCTGAGACCCGGCTGACCTGTTTTCTTTCAAGAAAGGACCTGCGGGTCTCGGTCGTAGCGCTGCTTGCGCGGTTCCGATTGAGAGGCAAGGCATGA